A stretch of DNA from Candidatus Neptunochlamydia vexilliferae:
CAACGGCATTCCGTTGCCGCTCATGGTCAAAGCTTAGGATCGATGTTCCGGTCTGCTTCCGGATCATCCCTTGCTGGGTCATCAAATCGAGGCTGGTCAAGGTAAGCGAGAGACGGGGTTTGCCCAGGCAATCAAAAATCCCCTCTCCAAAAAGGTCATTAAAGAGGAGCTTGACCTCGACTTGAGTGGTGGGAGGCCCTCCGGGAACGTTCCAAATATGGAGCCCTTTACTCACCCGCGCCGCAAAGGCATCGACCCATCCCCAAAAAGAGGCAACGGTGGTGTCAAGGTCGGGAGAGTTGTGGGCGGTCACAAAGTGGGTGCCAGGGTAACTTTTTCCCATTCCGATCGGAAAGTAAAGCTGATAGGTGTCGCGGGGAACCCACTTTCCGACAACTTTGCCCCGAATCTTAAAGTTTTCTTCGGTACTCACATTGGAAAATTGGTTCAGCCAAAGCTCAAAAGAGGAAAAGGTATACTGCTGTAAAAGGTTTTCTTTTCGAACGCGGGAGATAAAATCGACCACTTCTTCGATTAAAAAAGCAGGCTCGGGCGCTTTTAAAATAAGATCTGCTAAGGCGCGGTTGATCCCGTCAGCCTTTGCATGCTCATTTTTTTCTTGAAATTCTTTCCCCTTAAAAGTGGAAAATAGGGACTCAATCCCTTCAAATCGCTTGGATTCGAAAGGGTAGTCTCCTAAAAGCATATCTTTAGATGGTCTCTTACTCATATCAATTAAACGGACTGAGCAGGACTCGAACCTGCGACCGTCCGCTTAGAAGGCGGATGCTCTATCCAGCTGAGCTATCAGTCCAATATTATTGATTTTACTCACAAGAAAAATGATTTTCAAGTATATTTATGAGAAACAGGTGGATACTATGTTAGATATTGAAATTGGAGGGGGTTCTCCCCTCACACTTATTTCGGGTCCGTGCGTGATCGAAAATGAAGCGCATGCCCTAGAAACAGCGGCTGCATTAAAAGAACTTTGTGACAAGGCAGATGTAAAGCTGCTTTACAAGTCGAGCTACGATAAAGCGAACCGCTCCTCGATCGACTCTTACCGGGGACCTGGACTTAAGGAAGGTCTGCGGATCCTTAAAAAGGTGCGGGATGAGCTCGGTCTTCCTGTTTTGACCGACATTCACCATCCCGATGAAGCCGCTCCTGCTGCTGAGGTGTGCGCCGTCTTGCAAATCCCAGCGTTTCTTTGTCGGCAAACCGACCTTCTCGTTGCTGCAGGAAAGACGGGAGCTACTGTGAATGTGAAAAAAGGGCAGTTTATGTCTCCTTGGGAGATGGAAAATGTGGTGGAAAAACTTCGCGCCACCGGCAACGAAAACATCATCCTCACCGACCGAGGAACTTCGTTTGGATATAACAACCTCGTCTCTGACATGCGGGCAATCCCGATCATGAAGCAGTGGGGCTATCCGGTTTGCTTCGACGCTTCCCACTCGGTCCAGCTGCCTGGGGGACGGGGAACCGTTTCTGGGGGGCAGCGAGAGTTTATCCCCACCCTGGCAAAGGCGGCCCTGGCCGCAGGCGCTGACCTTCTCTTCATCGAGTCTCATAATAGCCCGAGCGAAGCGATGAGCGATAAACATACGGTGATGCCTTATGAAGAACTTGCTGCTTTACTTGAAGAAGCAGCACCTCTCTATAACCTGATGCAAAAGGTCCCCGTGTGATTAAGCGAACGACAATCTGCGCTTTTATCCTCCTTGCCCTCTTTACCGTTGGGGTCCTCTTTCGCGCTTTTTACTCTTCGAAAACAATCAATATCGAAGAGACATTAACCGAGGCCATTACCCTTCCCCAAGAAGAGGACAAGTATCCCCATGAGCAGAGGCGGGAAGGGGTCTCGAAAGATCTTTGGGTCAACGATCGAGATGGAGCCCGCCTCCACCACCACATCAAAAGTCCCCACTCCACCCTTATCGCCATTTCCCACGGGAACCGGATGGAACTTGTGGAGCAGATGACTGGGATGGAATGTTACTTTCAGGAAAAACTCGAGGAGGAGGGGTTTCAGCAGATCCGTTACCTCCAGTCAGAAGATGGAACCTATCACTACACCGGCCACTTTTTTGATGCTCCCGATGTTTTCCTCGCCCTTTACCGCCTCTCCGGAAAAAAACTTCCCGCTACCCTCTCTCCAAAAGATGCTTACCTCGAAGGAGTTGCCAACAAGGTGTCCCTCTCCTTTTCCGGGGGCTCCCCCTCTTTCCATGCCGACAAATTTAAAGCTGAGGTCCGCCCTCAAAAGAAGGATCCATGACGCTTAAAGTTGAAAACCTTTGTAAATCCTACTCGGGTAAAAAGATTGTCAGCGGCCTTTCCTTCGAAGTGCCTCAAGGAAAGGTGGTCGGCCTCCTCGGTCCCAACGGCGCTGGAAAAACAACCGCCTTCTACATGGCAATCGGGCTGATTAAGCCTGACAGCGGCGCGGTCTTTTTCCAAGATAAAGAGGTGACCTACATGCCGGTCAACCTCCGCGCTAAAATGGGAATGAGCTACCTCGCCCAAGAGCCTTCGATTTTCCAAGGACTGACCGTTGAGCAAAATATCCTCTGCATTTTGGAAACCCTTCCTCTGTCCCGCGCTGAGAGAAAAGAGCGCCTCGAAGCACTTTTGGAAGAGCTCCACCTTGCCCCCCTTGCAAAGAAACGGGCAACGACCCTTTCCGGCGGGGAGCGGCGCCGCCTAGAAATCACCCGCGCCCTTGTCACGAAGCCCCAGCTTCTCCTTCTCGATGAGCCCTTTGCCAATATCGATCCCCTCACCATCCATGATGTGAAGCAGATCATTGGCCACCTCACCGCCAAAAATATCGGCGTTCTCATTACCGACCACAATGCGCGCGAAGTTTCTTCCATCGTCGACCATGCTTTCCTGATTCAGGGAGGACAGGTGACCCACTCGGGAACGATGGGTGACCTCCTTGCCTGTAAGGAAGCTCGTGGTTCCTACTTCGGCGAAGATTTTGAGCTTTAAACAGTGACCGCCTGCTCTAGGAGTTCGTGAGCGGCGGTGATGATCGGGGCTGTGGGAAGATTCAGCAAACAGTCGCTCTGGCCACTGCCGCCACAACCCGGTTGGTAGCAAGGACGACACGAAAGGGGAAGGGTGACAACCCGCGCATGAGGGTTTTGCCACGGACCCCAATTCTGATCGCAGGTCGGACCAAAGATCGCCACCACCTCTTTTTTAAAGACACTTGCAAGGTGCAAGGGAACCGAGTCAACGGTGATGAGAAGGCGACTTTTTTCAATGACTGCCCCGAGCTCTTTAAGAGAAAGTTGTCCCGAGAGATCGATCACCCCCGGCGCCTGGGAAGCAAGTTGGGCGTTCATCTCCATTTCAGCGGGGTCAGAACTGGCGGTCAAGACCACTTGTTCTCCCCTCTCCTGAAGGTAGTGGATAACCGCTACAAGGGTTTCGATGGGGAGGGTCTTGAACATCCAGCGGGAAACGGGATGGATGTGGACATAATTTTCAGGAAGGAGCGCGGCAATTTTTTCGCGGGCGGCAGCGGGAATATGGAAGGTGAGCTCCCTTTCCTTTAGGGTTGGGAAAATGCCAAGAACGCGGAGGGCATCGAGCTGCTTTTCAACGGTGTGGCGGGGACGGGGGGTATGTTTAATCAGGTGGGTGTAACAATTGGCTTTCCCTCGCATTCCCCCTCCTTGGGGGTCAAACCCAATCGCATAGGGAGCGCGGGAGATTTTGGCAGCTACCGCTCCCCGGTCTCCTTCGGTTAGGTTGATCACTAGATCGTATCTCCCCTTTCGAATTTTTTTGAGGAGCTTGAGCTCTTCGCGGTATCGCTTGAAAAGAGGGAGTTTTTTCCATCCCTTGTTGTAAAGGATAAAGTTGGAAATGGCAGGGTGTCCCTCAAGCATCGGAAGGGTCTCGCTATAGATGTAGGCATCGATCTCTAGGTGGGGAAACCGCTTTTTGAGGAGAGAAAAAACGGGGGCACTCAGGAGAACATCTCCATGGTGACGGAGCTTAGCTACAAGGATACGGTTTATGCTTGAAAAGTCGATTTCCAAAGGCGCCTTTTTAGGTTCTGGTGGATTCTAATGATACCCCATTTGCTGATATTCAACAATCACCTGTGCCAGGCGACCAGTAACATTTTCTTTACGCCAGTTTTTATATGTGACTTGGTGCATAAGATCCAAATCATAAAGGATCCAAAGGCCATACTCAAAAATTACGGCAACCGCAGTGTGATAAACCGTTCGGATCGTCCAAGAAAGGATCTTCAGCACTCCCCATTTCTGATCGGGATAAAGAGGGGCTCGCTGGTCGTAGACAGTCATAGCACTCCACGCTTCCATCTTACGGGCTCTTTTCTTCTCTAATGCCCGGAGCTCTCTTTTTCGCTTTTCCACCTCTGCAAACGCTTTTTTCCTTTCTTCTAGAGTTTCTTGCTCCTTGATGCGAGGCTCCATCTGACGAATAGCATTCCAAAGCTCAAAATATTTTTCAACAAATGCGTTCCAATCTTTGTCATCAATAATCTTTTTATATGCTTTAGCAAGAGGGTTCGAAGCAAATTCTTGAGCCCGCTCTTTCCAATCCAATCCTTGCAAACCCTTTTTCTGAGCGCCGGCATAACGGGTATCTGTAAGAATATTTCCCCTTGTAAAGGTGTGTGAAAGGATCGTTTGAAAGGGAAATGTAAAAGTTGAGAAAGTATAGGCTTTCCCTTCAAAAAACCGGGCCACATTCTCAGCGACCGATTCGTAGACAATTGTATCCATCTCAGATTGTTTTAAAGGGTGGCCACACACATCGATAATCACAACAGGATCATTGTTGTTAGGCACACCTATTCTGTCTATAGGAGTCAAGAGGCTTGTAGCGTTAATCATAATTCTTCCTCAATGTATTTTCAAAAAGGGAGAATAAAGATTTTATTTTAACCCGTCAAGTTGTTTTTTTTATCCCCTTTGTGTTATGATCGATCCTACACAAGGAGAAAACACATGACTCAAGAACAAACACTTTCGATTATTAAACCTGACGCCGTTGGAAAAAACCACATTGGAGAGATCCTTTCCCGCTTTGAAAAGGGTGGACTCAAGGTGATTGCGGCAAAAATGAAACACCTGACTCGAGAAGATGCAGAAGGATTTTATGCGATCCACAAAGAGCGCCCCTTCTTTAAAGACCTTGTCGACTTTATGACTTCAGGCCCCGTCGTGATCTCTGTCCTTGAAGGAGAGGGAGCCGTTGCAAAGAATCGGGAACTGATGGGAGCGACCAACCCACAGGAAGCCACCCCTGGAACGATCCGCGCCGACTTTGCCGACTCGATCGATGCCAATGCGGTTCATGGCTCCGATAGCGCTGAAAATGCGAAGATCGAGGTAGCCTTTTTCTTCACAGAAAACGAGCTGTTTTCACGCTAGGAGCTGGGCAAAAATAACTCATGCATTTCTGGTGCCATAGCGCTTTAGCTGCGCGGCGCAAATCCGCAGGAAGCTTATTAGCTTTCAAGGAGTTGCAACAAAGCAGATGAAGATGTTATGGTTGCAGAAATGTATAAGTTATTTTTGCCCAGCTCCTTAGGTGTACGATCGACAACCACCCTCTCTCGGTCACCGCTGTCTACCCTGAAAAAATCGGTGTGAACTTAAGCTGGCAGATCGCCCTTTTAAAAAGTCGCGTGTATGAAAAACTCACGAGCGCTCAGGCTCGACCAACCAAGTCGTCAAACTTTTCAAGTTCCTCCTGCATGGTCATCGGAAAGTGTGATGCAAAAAGCTCAAAATAGTCACGGAGCTCTTTGACCTCCCCTTGCCACTCCTCTTTATCGATCGCAAAAAGCTCTTCGGGAGCCTCAAAGTTTTTCGGAAGGATGCCCACAGGGCTTTCGACTCCCTCTCCTTCTCCCTCACACCTTTCGAAGATCCATTTGAGAACATGGATATTTTCCCCAAAGCCGGGCCAAAGAAACTTCCCATCCCCCCCTTTACGGAACCAGTTGGTGTGGTAGATTTTGGGAGCATGCTTCCCAAGAATTTTTCCCATCTCGAGCCAGTGACCAAAGTAGTCCCCCATATTATAGCCACAAAAGGGGAACATCGCGAAAGGGTCGTGGCGGAGCGCTCCCATCTTTCCCGCCGCTGCTGCAGTCATTTCGGACGAAAGGGAGGCCCCCAGAAAGGTCCCATGGGCCCAGGAAAAACTTTCGATGATCAAAGGGACCACACTTTCCCGCCGCCCACCAAAGAGAATGGCAGAGATCGAGACCCCATTCACATCTTCAAAGGCGGGGTCGATCACCGGACACTGCTTTGCAGGAGCTGTAAAGCGGGAGTTGGGGTGAGCAGCTTTTTCCTCTGAAGCGGGGGTCCACCGGTTCCCCTTCCAATCGGTGAGCTCGTGAGGAGGCTCGTCAGTCATCCCCTCCCACCAAACGTCCCCATCATCGGTAAGGGCCACATTGGTGAAGATCGTGTTTTCCTTAATCGCCTCCATCGCATTCGGGTTCGACTTGTAGGAGGTTCCTGGTGCCACCCCAAAAAAGCCATTTTCAGGGTTGATTGCATAGAGGCGGCCATCTTTGCCGATCCGCATCCAGGCAATGTCATCACCGACACATTCGACCTTCCAGCCCGGCAAGGGGGATTGGAGCATCGCCAGGTTGGTCTTGCCGCAAGCGCTTGGGAAAGCGGCCACAAAAAACCGTTTCTTCCCTTCCGGGTTGGTAATCCCAACGATGAGCATGTGTTCGGCCATCCACTTTTCATCCCGCCCTTTCACCGAAGCGATCCGAAGCGCCAAACACTTCTTTCCGAGGAGGGCGTTTCCCCCATAGCCACTTCCAAACGACCAGATCTCCCGCGCCTCAGGAAAGTGGACGATATACTTGTCATCGGGACGGCAAGGCCAAAAAGAGTCCTTTTGCCCCTTTTCCAAAGGGACCCCCACGGAGTGGAGACAAGGGACAAACTCCCCGTCGGTGCCGAGAACATCGAGCGCCTTTGTTCCCATCCGGGCCATGATATAGGTATTCGCAACAACGTAAGGGCTATCTGTGATCTGCACCCCGATTTCAGCAAGGGACGAGCCATAAGGACCCATACTAAAGGGGATGATATACATAGTCCGCCCCTTCATGCACCCCTTAAAGAGTCCCCGCAAGGTCTCTTTCATCTTCTTCGGCTCTTCCCAGTTGTTGGTGGGACCCGCATCTTCCTTTTTTTCAGAGCAGATGAAGGTCCGCTCCTCAACGCGCGCCACATCGCTGGGATCGGAGCGGCACCAGTAGGAGCCGGGACGTTTTTTTAGACGGACAAAAACTCCTGTATCGACAAGTTCTTGGCAGATCGTATCGTGTTCTTCTTTAGAACCACTGCAAAGATAGGTGCGATCGGGGGTGCAAAGCGCTTCGATCTCCTCGACCCACGCCTTGAGCTTCGGATGGGAAATCTCCATTGCGTTAAAGCTTGGCTTTTTTAAGGGTTTCGAGGTGGTACTCAAGCGCTTTTCCCGTTCCCATGCACACGGCAAGGAGGGGGTTAGAAGCGACGGTAACAGGAAGCCCTGTTTCCTTAATCAGAGCCTTGTCGAGCCCTTTAATGAGAGCTCCTCCACCCGCAAGGACCATGCCACTTTCGACAAGGTCGGCAGCAAGTTCAGGAGGGCACCGCTCGAGGGTTTCCTTCGTGCAGGCGATGATCTGTTGGATCGGCTCAGCTAGACATTCGCGGATTTCAACCGAGTTGATCCGCTTAGTGATCGGAAGACCAGCCACTTGGTCCCGTCCCCGCACCTCCATCTCAAGCTCGTGGTCGCCTAACGGATAGGCCGAGCCGATGGTCATCTTGATTTCTTCAGCCGTCCGGGGGCCGATCATCAAGTTGTAGGTTCGGCGCATGTAGTTGATGATGCACTCGTCGAACTCATCACCCGCAATCCGGATCGAACGAGACTCTACAATGCCTCCGAGGGAGATGATCGCAATTTCTGTGGTTCCTCCCCCCACATCGATGATCATGTTCGCGGAAGGTTCATGAACCGGAAGGTCAACACCAATGGCCGCTGCCATCGGCTCCTCAATGAGGATCACCTCTTGAGCCCCTGCGCGGAGGGCCGAGTCTTCCACCGCTCGCTTTTCAACGCCCGTAATTCCAGAAGGAACCGCAATCAAAATCTTAGGACGGAACAAGCTACGTGAGGGGGTGACGCGCGAAATCAAAGCCTTGAGCATCCCTTCTGCAATCTCGAAGTCAGCGATGACGCCATCCTTCATCGGGCGAACCGCGTGGATCTTCCGAGGGGTTTTTCCCAGCATCGCCTTTGCCTTATGACCGACAGCAAGGACGTCATTGTTTACGGAATCGACAGCAACCACTGAGGGTTCCGCTAAGACAATTCCTTTTCCCCTAACATAAACAAGAGTGTTGGCTGTTCCAAGGTCGATTCCGATGTCATTTGCTAAGATGCCGGTCATCTGACCGATCGTATTCATAAACCCTTGCTTAAAATTTTTCAAAAGGCTTCCCCTTCCGGCAGCTCTAACTTTCATTTTTGATTCCTCTTCGATCCGAACATAATGGTATTCTTCCCCCCATAATGAACGATTGGGTAAAATTGATCAACCTTCAATCTGTAGAAAGCTTCCGGATGACCTCTCCCGACTCAGATAGAAGCTCCCCTTTCCATTCAGAAACGTTACGTAGCTTAGAGGAAAAATTTGCTCCTATAATGACTATAGCCTTCCCCTTATGGAGATAGGGCTCGAAATAGCTCTTCTGATAGATTTGCTTTAAAGCCTTATCCGCCATGCCATCTAACTTCAGTTCTATGATATAAATGACTTTTGGCATGTCTAATACAACATCTATCCGCCCCTTATTGGTTAACCTCTCGGATAATGGCTCGAATCCCATTCCATAGAGCATCGACAAAAGCATTGCTTGATAGGTGCTCTCCTTAGCCCCTGCAAAAACTTGGTAGGCAAAACTCGCAAACCCTGTCTCTATATACTCAAAAAGAGGATCTAACCGATACGTTTCGAGCGCTTCCACAAATTTTTCCGAAGCCCTGACATCGATATTGGGTGTAAAGTGTCTGACAAGAGAATTCGTGAAAGCGGTCCTAACCTCTTCATTAGGAAGCCCCAAATAATAGCGGTTTGAAACACGATTATAATCTTGGATGGTAAAGTAACCTGTTTGGTACATCAAGGCTTTTAAGTCGACCTCTTCTATGGAGCTAATCTCCATAAGGGCATCTTCATCCGCAATCATCCCATCCAATGAAATCATCGTCTTTGGGTGTTTTTTTAGTTGGTCAATGAGAAATGAAGGGGTCCCCGTACTATACCAATACCCTTTTGCTTTCTTGATTTCCATAAATTTCAGGGTCGAAAAGGGATTATAGACACACAGCGAGTCCTCAGAAAATCGATACCCATTGTACCAATGGCGCATCTCCTTAACGAGGCCTTCCTCTGATACGACGTTCCCTTGCGCTTCCCTTTCGTTGATGATTTCCTGAATATGATCTTGAAAGGCATTTCTTAGCTCATCTTCGGTATACCCCATGATTCCAGCATACTCGGGATTCATTGTAATATCGTTGAGGTTATTAAGCCCTGAAAAGAGGGATACATGAGAAAACTTGCTGACACCTGTTATAAAAGCAAATTCCAGATAACGATCAAGACTTTTTAAAGCAGAGAAAAAACTTTTCAGTAGCTCTCGATTTTTTTTTGCTACTTTAGGATTTTCTAGGTGGCTGATGATGGGCTGGTCATACTCATCGACAAGAACAACCACACGGTTTTCCTTTGCGAGCCCCATCACCAGCTTCTTAAGCTGCAGTTTAATCGAAGGAGCTTCAATGGAAACGCTATAAGTATCTGCCATTTCTTGAAGCGCTGCTGCTAAATCGTTTTCCAACTCCTCAGTTGTCCGACTCTCGACTTGAGCAAAGTCTAGGTAGATCACAGGGTGCTTTTTCCATTCATAGTCACTCTTATAAATAGCGCAGTCCTTAAATAGCTCTTTATCCCCCTTAAAGACCTCTTCTAAAGTATTTAAAAACAGAGATTTTCCGAACCTTCTTGGTCGAGAAATAAAATAATAGGGAGACCCTCCCTCTAATAATTTTTTAACGAACCGCGTCTTATCTACGTAAACATAATTCCCTGAAGAGAGAATCTTTATTTTACACCGTAAAAGTAAATCCTTCAACTCCTAATTATTTAGGTCTGCAGAAGCTCCAAGACATCTTCCCAGGTGAGCTTGGTGATCGCCTCGTCGTCGTAGCTGACGATCTTCTTGACGATCCCCTTCTTCCGGTTCTGCATCTCAACGATCTTCTCTTCAATCGTCCCCATGGTGACAAGTTTGTAAACCGAAACAGAGTCTTTTTGTCCGATCCGGTGGACCCGGTCGGTTGCTTGACTTTCGACTGCGGGGTTCCACCACATGTCGTAATGGATGACGGTATCGGCGCCAACGAGGTTGAGCCCCGTTCCCCCTGCTTTAAGGGAGACAAGGAAGACAGAAATGTTGGGATCTTCGTTGAACTCTTTAACGATTTCGAGGCGGTTCTTGCTC
This window harbors:
- the kdsA gene encoding 3-deoxy-8-phosphooctulonate synthase; amino-acid sequence: MLDIEIGGGSPLTLISGPCVIENEAHALETAAALKELCDKADVKLLYKSSYDKANRSSIDSYRGPGLKEGLRILKKVRDELGLPVLTDIHHPDEAAPAAEVCAVLQIPAFLCRQTDLLVAAGKTGATVNVKKGQFMSPWEMENVVEKLRATGNENIILTDRGTSFGYNNLVSDMRAIPIMKQWGYPVCFDASHSVQLPGGRGTVSGGQREFIPTLAKAALAAGADLLFIESHNSPSEAMSDKHTVMPYEELAALLEEAAPLYNLMQKVPV
- the lptB gene encoding LPS export ABC transporter ATP-binding protein; translated protein: MTLKVENLCKSYSGKKIVSGLSFEVPQGKVVGLLGPNGAGKTTAFYMAIGLIKPDSGAVFFQDKEVTYMPVNLRAKMGMSYLAQEPSIFQGLTVEQNILCILETLPLSRAERKERLEALLEELHLAPLAKKRATTLSGGERRRLEITRALVTKPQLLLLDEPFANIDPLTIHDVKQIIGHLTAKNIGVLITDHNAREVSSIVDHAFLIQGGQVTHSGTMGDLLACKEARGSYFGEDFEL
- the rfaQ gene encoding putative lipopolysaccharide heptosyltransferase III produces the protein MEIDFSSINRILVAKLRHHGDVLLSAPVFSLLKKRFPHLEIDAYIYSETLPMLEGHPAISNFILYNKGWKKLPLFKRYREELKLLKKIRKGRYDLVINLTEGDRGAVAAKISRAPYAIGFDPQGGGMRGKANCYTHLIKHTPRPRHTVEKQLDALRVLGIFPTLKERELTFHIPAAAREKIAALLPENYVHIHPVSRWMFKTLPIETLVAVIHYLQERGEQVVLTASSDPAEMEMNAQLASQAPGVIDLSGQLSLKELGAVIEKSRLLITVDSVPLHLASVFKKEVVAIFGPTCDQNWGPWQNPHARVVTLPLSCRPCYQPGCGGSGQSDCLLNLPTAPIITAAHELLEQAVTV
- the ndk gene encoding nucleoside-diphosphate kinase; this encodes MTQEQTLSIIKPDAVGKNHIGEILSRFEKGGLKVIAAKMKHLTREDAEGFYAIHKERPFFKDLVDFMTSGPVVISVLEGEGAVAKNRELMGATNPQEATPGTIRADFADSIDANAVHGSDSAENAKIEVAFFFTENELFSR
- a CDS encoding phosphoenolpyruvate carboxykinase (GTP), whose translation is MEISHPKLKAWVEEIEALCTPDRTYLCSGSKEEHDTICQELVDTGVFVRLKKRPGSYWCRSDPSDVARVEERTFICSEKKEDAGPTNNWEEPKKMKETLRGLFKGCMKGRTMYIIPFSMGPYGSSLAEIGVQITDSPYVVANTYIMARMGTKALDVLGTDGEFVPCLHSVGVPLEKGQKDSFWPCRPDDKYIVHFPEAREIWSFGSGYGGNALLGKKCLALRIASVKGRDEKWMAEHMLIVGITNPEGKKRFFVAAFPSACGKTNLAMLQSPLPGWKVECVGDDIAWMRIGKDGRLYAINPENGFFGVAPGTSYKSNPNAMEAIKENTIFTNVALTDDGDVWWEGMTDEPPHELTDWKGNRWTPASEEKAAHPNSRFTAPAKQCPVIDPAFEDVNGVSISAILFGGRRESVVPLIIESFSWAHGTFLGASLSSEMTAAAAGKMGALRHDPFAMFPFCGYNMGDYFGHWLEMGKILGKHAPKIYHTNWFRKGGDGKFLWPGFGENIHVLKWIFERCEGEGEGVESPVGILPKNFEAPEELFAIDKEEWQGEVKELRDYFELFASHFPMTMQEELEKFDDLVGRA
- a CDS encoding rod shape-determining protein, yielding MNTIGQMTGILANDIGIDLGTANTLVYVRGKGIVLAEPSVVAVDSVNNDVLAVGHKAKAMLGKTPRKIHAVRPMKDGVIADFEIAEGMLKALISRVTPSRSLFRPKILIAVPSGITGVEKRAVEDSALRAGAQEVILIEEPMAAAIGVDLPVHEPSANMIIDVGGGTTEIAIISLGGIVESRSIRIAGDEFDECIINYMRRTYNLMIGPRTAEEIKMTIGSAYPLGDHELEMEVRGRDQVAGLPITKRINSVEIRECLAEPIQQIIACTKETLERCPPELAADLVESGMVLAGGGALIKGLDKALIKETGLPVTVASNPLLAVCMGTGKALEYHLETLKKAKL
- a CDS encoding ATP-binding protein, encoding MKDLLLRCKIKILSSGNYVYVDKTRFVKKLLEGGSPYYFISRPRRFGKSLFLNTLEEVFKGDKELFKDCAIYKSDYEWKKHPVIYLDFAQVESRTTEELENDLAAALQEMADTYSVSIEAPSIKLQLKKLVMGLAKENRVVVLVDEYDQPIISHLENPKVAKKNRELLKSFFSALKSLDRYLEFAFITGVSKFSHVSLFSGLNNLNDITMNPEYAGIMGYTEDELRNAFQDHIQEIINEREAQGNVVSEEGLVKEMRHWYNGYRFSEDSLCVYNPFSTLKFMEIKKAKGYWYSTGTPSFLIDQLKKHPKTMISLDGMIADEDALMEISSIEEVDLKALMYQTGYFTIQDYNRVSNRYYLGLPNEEVRTAFTNSLVRHFTPNIDVRASEKFVEALETYRLDPLFEYIETGFASFAYQVFAGAKESTYQAMLLSMLYGMGFEPLSERLTNKGRIDVVLDMPKVIYIIELKLDGMADKALKQIYQKSYFEPYLHKGKAIVIIGANFSSKLRNVSEWKGELLSESGEVIRKLSTD